The nucleotide sequence AGCAGAGGGTAATGTGAAAGATGGACTAAAAAATGGTCCTTGGAAATACTTTGACATTCACGGAAACCTTAGCTCAGAAGGAAGCTACCTCAACGATTTGGAAGATGGTGAATGGAAGGAGTATTTTGAAAATGGAGATGTGTCGCTACAGGCGGAATATAAAGAAGGTAAAGAACACGGCCATTGGAAGGAGTTCTTTGTAAATGGCCAGACACGGGTAGATGGTTATTTTGAGGAAGGAAAAAGAAACGGTGCCTGGAAGGAGTTTTATTCTAATGGGCAAATTGCTATTGATGGGACTTTTGAAAATGAAGAAAAGGTAGGTAAATGGAAAGAGTACTGGTCCAACGGGCAAGTTAAAATAAACGGACATTTTGAGAACGGAAAGCGTGAAGGGGAGTGGAAAGAATATTATGAAAATGGTAACCTATATTTTGAGTCTATATATAAGAATGACCTTCCAAATGCAATGACTAAAAAGTATTTTCCTAATGGGCAATTGCAAAGAGAAGGTGCTTATATAGAAGGTGTAGAAGATGGTAAATGGATTGAGTATTTTCGCAATGGAAAGGTCTATACCAAAGGGGAATTTAAAGAAGGAGAAGAAGTAGGGGTTTGGACAGAGTATTATGATAACGGTAACAAAAAAGCTGTTGGAGAATATAAAAGCAATGCCATGCATGGAGAATGGCAGTTTTTTTATGACAATGGCGAACCAAAAAACAAGGAAGTTTGGGAGAAAGGAAAGCTTTTGAGTGTAACCTCGTACTTAAACTTGAAAGGAATGCCGATCGAAGCCGGTACTTTGGAGGATGGAAACGGACTGCGCAAAGTGTATGATAACAGAAGTCGTTTGGTTTCTGAAATTACCTATGCAGACGGTATACCGCATGGTCCGGCCAAGTCTTACTACACAACCAACCGAAAGGTTAAGTCTGAGCTTACTTTTAAAGAAGGTAAGGAGCATGGTCTTATGAAAGAGTATCATAGGAACGGGAAACTTGCTGCGGAAACTAATTATGTAAACGGTAAAGAACACGGCCCTTATAAAGAATATTATTCTGATGGTAAAATCCAGATAGAAGGCTTTTATAATGAAGGAGAAGAGGACAGCCTTTGGGTAGAATACCATAAAAATGGGAAAGTATTGAGCGAAGGCTATTACAAGAACGGTTACCCTGATGGCGAATGGACTGAGTATTGGAATAACGACTCCATAGCCGCCCATGGTTTTTATAAAGATGGTAAGCAAGAAGGACTTTGGAAAGAATTCTATATTGATGGCATACCGTCCAGCGAGGGTGTTTTTGTTAAAGGCTTGAAAGAAGGCGAATGGAAGAGCTGGCACGAAAACGGGAAAGTGGCCATGGAAGGTTTTTTTATAGAAGGGCTAGAAGATGGATATTGGAAAATTTATCATGAAAATGGCAAGCTCGAATCGGAAGGCAATTTTGCGGCAGGGGAGGAAAATGGTGTATGGAAGGAATACCATGACAATGGTGTGCTAGCAGCTACAGGAAAATACAATATGGGCAAAGAAGATGGCAAGTGGGTTTACTACTATCCTAATGAAAAGAAAAAGCAGGAAGAAGTGTATGAAAATGGCCGTTTGATCAATGTTCTTAATGTTTGGTCGCCAGAAGGTAAAGTGATGTTGAAAGGGAGCTTTCAAGACGGAAATGGCATGTTGAAGAATTATGATGATTATGGAAACCTATCTGCTGAAGGCCCTTTTAAAGATGGACTCCCTCATGGAAAATGGAAGTATTACCATGAAAATGGAAAAATTAGTGGAGAGGGGCCTATGGAAGAGGGGAAAAGAGAAGGATATTGGAAGTTTTACTTTGATACCGGCAAGAAAGAAGCAGAAGGAAACTATGCAGATGATAAAATGACCGGAACTTGGAAAATTTACTCACAAGGTAAATTAAAAGAAATTAAACAGTTTGACGATGAAGAAGAGTCTGATTTTTAGTGTCTTTATTTTTCTTTGTTTCACAAGCCTGGCGCAGGAAGTTGTTAAAACCCACTATGACAACGGTACTGTTAAGGAAGAAGGGGTGCTTATAGATGGTGAGAGGGACGGGCTTTGGAAATTTTATTTTCCAGACGGCTCTTTAAATATGGAAGAAACTTATGATTCGGGTGAACTGCATGGGAAAGTTAAAACCTGGGACATAGATGGGAACCTTGTGTCTGTAGGAATGTGGAAAAACGGACTGGAAGAAGACTCCTCTTTTATTTATTATCCAAACGGCAATATAAAAAGAGAAGGTGTTTTTGAAAAAGGCTTATATGAGGGTGAGTGGGTTAACTATTATGAGAATGGAGCCATTAAATCAAAAGGGAATTATGTCTTAGGCAAACCAGATGGACGGTGGTTTTTCTATACAGCCAAAGGAAAACTGTCTTACGAGGGACATTACAAAAGAGGGGTAGAGGAAGGACTTTGGAAGGAGTACGATGAGAAAGGACGATTGTATATGGAAGGTGAAATGAAAGAAGGAGAGCGGGTAGGGGAGTGGAAGGTTTTTAAAGCCAATGGAAAGGTAAAAAGTACGGTGGAGTATTAGTAGATCGTAGTTGTGATGGCGGGGTGTTATAGGTATGGGTATAACGGTAAGGAGCTAGACACTGAAGGAATGGGCGGCGGCGGAGCTACTTATGACTACGGGTTTAGGATATATAACCCACAGATAGGTAAGTTTTTGAGTGTGGATCCTTTAATGGCCTATTTCCCAATGTTAACACCTTATCAATATGCCTCTAATACACCTATTAAATCAATTGATTTAGATGGACTGGAATCTTTAGACTACAGAGAGGGCGATGAATTTGTGTGGAGAAGCGCTGGCATAGGAAAAGTTCAATTAATTACTCCTGATACTTATGGTCTTGAAAAGAATACTCCTGAGTGGAAACAATATGTAGCCGCATTTTATCAGTTTCATCTCCATAATGCTTCTGCAGGAGAAACTCTTGATCTTTTATCTGAAAAATATGGGGTATCTAAAAATCAAATTAAACAATTTAATCCTGGTATTGATAATAATTTAGCTAATGGACAGTGTATTGTGATTCCTCCAACACCAGAGGATATAGAAACTTTACTTAATGATAAAGACGTGACAAATTATTATACCAATCTTCATCGGATGAAGTTCATAAAAGCTAATATGTCACACGTCCTTGAAAAAATGATTGCTAACAATTCTGCTTTATTGCAAATTGAAGAAAGGAAGAGATATATAATACAAGCAGCTTCTGCAGATGTTGGATTATCCCTGACTCCTGGGATTGGGCAGGTGAAATCTATAATTGAAATTTACATTGGAAAAAATGTCACATACTATGTTGCATTCGAAGTATTAAAAGGTGAAAAGGTAGACGAGTTTAGTAATTTGGATTACTTTCAAAATACTTTAGATGTATTGCTGCCTGGTGTTAAGGCTTTAAGTACAGCAGGAAAATTAATTAAACTGGAAAACTCTACAATTCAATTAATTGAGGTGTCAGGAAACGTGAACTCTGTCATTAATGTAAGTAGGGGAGCAAATAGTACTATAGAAGAGAAAAAAAGTAAATAAAAATGGAATTAAAGGTAATTGAGGTTAAACGCACTTTAGGTTTTATTATTTTTGGGTATTTTAAAAAAATATATCTAATTTCTTTTTTTATCATTTCTGGTATTTTGTTTTTTTTTGATCATTTAGATGGGGCAATTTATTTTAAAATAAACCTTTCTATTATCTTGGTTTTGCTAGTCTTAGTTTTTGTTATTAAAGAGTATAAAGAAGTAGGGAAACTTACTTTTGATGAAAAGTTTGTATATTTGGATCATTTAAATACCAAATTAAGTTTCAAGGATTTATCAAGTTTTAATTTTTTTATTGAAGGGTATAGAGGTCAAATGAAAATTGTCGGAACTCGAATTTTTATCAGTAATGGAGCTAATAATTATATTCGGTTCGAGTTAAGAAACTCTCAAAAGCTAAAATTTTATTTCTTATTAGAAAGTAAGGATGATTTTAATAAGTGTCAAATTGAAAAATTAAAACTTATCAGAAAAATTAATAGCTGATTCAAGGGTTAGTAATTCCCTCTGGTCTAAGATTAGCGAAAGCGTATCTTAGACCTAAAACATTGCAAGTTTGCATCTTGCGTAACGGGAGTTGAGAAAAAAGAAAATGAAAACCGGGAGGTCTTTTTGAGAGGCTTTTCGGTTTTTTTGTCTGAATCAGAATTTTCAGGATTAGAGAATTAACAGGATTTTTAGGCAGAACAAGCACTTTCGGTTTTAAAGTCCCTGATATAAGCACTGATCACTTTCATCAGGGTGACTTTATCATCTTCTGGCATAGTGTCCACCTCTTTAAACTGTCTGAGCAAGGCTGTGTCCTTTATGGTCATAGCGTCTGCTAACCGATGAAAACTCCAGTACCTGGCGCTGTCCCTTGCTGTGGATAATTTAAGTGGTGAGGCTTAAATAGATAGGTTAAACCACCTTTATGCGCACATAAAAAGGTTTGCTAAAAAAAAGAACCTCTCAGGCTGTTTAACCTTAGAGGTTCTTTACGTATCAGGTACTTACTTTAAGCTTTTCTTTGCTAGAAATTTTCCAAGAGATTTACCTGCTTTGGCGTAAGATTCCTGGACTCTAACGCCGCTATCAAAATCAAAACCTGCCGCATCCCTTCCTGGAGATTTCTTGATTGTAATGGTGAGGACAGGTTCTGTAGTGCCTGTTTTTACAAAAATCGCCTCCATGTTAGTATGTGCTGGTACACGAGAAACACCTACATTCCATCCTAATTCGGTATGTGTAGTTTTTAAAATCATTGTATATTCAGCGTCCTCGAAGTTTCCAACAACTACATTCTGCTTTCGTAAAGATTTGTTTATAAGTGTTTCAAATTTAGGTTGATATCTGTTTTCTCGATCTGCAACCCAGTTTTCTTTCCACTTATCGCCTTTGCCCGGTTCCTTTTTATTGTACTTTTCGACCTTTTCGCTAACATAGTCTTCCTCTTTGTCAAATTTGCCCACACTCATTGAGCTGTAGTCGTAAACGATGTTTAGTTTTGAAATGCCTTTTATTGATTTAAGGTCTCCAGATGTGTGTTTGATTTTTTGTGCAAACCCCATAGTCCCCTGGAGCAACAAGATTGTTAAAATAAAGAGTAAAGATTTTTTTTTCATGACTTTGTGCTTTGTAATGTTTTCGGTTATTTGTTTTTAAATAGGTATAAAGTACGGGGTTATAGTGGATAGGGTTAGGTATTTATGTTTTTTTTGAATAATAAAGTTGTTTTTTTGATGATAAGGAATCTCCCTCTGGTGGAAAGCTTTAGCCATGGTACAGCTTGTAGGAGGGGAGGCCTTATAGATTTACATATTCAATAAAAATGTCAGAATCTTTTGTGGCGGATAAATCTGGATGTTTTATTTAAACCCATAGTGGCTTTGCTATCTTACCGGGGACTTTTGAAAAAGCGGGATGCTACCTGAAATAATAAGTCCTGAGCTGGGGTGCTACGGCTAGTAGGGGGATGGCAGTAATATTGTAAATTTAACCTTAACTATCAGGGGGAACTAATGATTAACTTAACTCAAATTATACTGTTATTTTGTGTTGTAGGATTTTTGGTGTTTAATATTTATGGACAAGTGCTTTACTATAAAATTGTTAAAGGTATTAGGGAAACAGGGGCATCAAATAAGTATGACGAAAAAACCGTAAAGGCTCTTCATTATGAAACAAATGATTATGAGTTGAAGAGAAGTATAGCAAGGTATTTTTTTGTAAAAAAAATGTTTAGGGCTTTATTATTACTGGCGTTTTTCTCCATAATAATTAACTGGTTTTTATAAGGTTTATCTTTAATGCATCTGCTTAGCTTTACCTTGTTTTTTAAAAAATAACAATCTTTGTATGAAATACCACTATTCATTTTTTCTGTTTTTTCTGGTAGTTGCATCAGGCCTTAAAGCTCAAAGTTTTTCTTTAGAGGATTCTGTTTTTCAAAACGGTCAGACTCATATAGTTCGTAACTTATACTTTGATTATGATAAATGCAATATACGGAATGACGCTAGCATCATTCTAGATAGTTTGGCTGAATTCCTAAAGAAAAACCAAAATGTGAAGATGGAAATTGGGGTACATACTGACACACGGGGTTCTGAAATGTATTCTAGACGTTTGAGCCAAAAACGTGCTGAGTCGATAGTTAATTACCTTGTTGAACGAGGGATAAACAAGCAACGGTTAACGCCCAAAGGTTATGAAGGGTCTAATCCTTTGATCCCGGATGTGGAAATAAAAAAAATGGCTTTAGAAGAACAAGAAAAAGCTCATTTTGTCAATAGAAGAGTCGAATGTAAAATTATTGATACTAATTTTTAGTGAAAAAAATGTAAGTAGTAAGGGAATTGCCCTACCTATAATTTTTTTGAAATTAAACCGATATGCTAGGACTAGGTACAGGGCTGACGCATTTAGACTTTAGGGTGTAAGGAACTGCCTTACAGGGCGTTCCGTAAGTCTCATAACCTTTATTGGGTTTATTTAATTTATGGGTGCCTTACGGGGCACTGACGATACAAATATAATAATTTTTTAATTGATAATCAGTGTTTTATTATTTTTGGCTTGACTTTTTTCTATATAGAGAACTCCATTAAAAAATTCAGTTTCCGATTCATTTGTTCGTATCTTTGGCACTGTGTCAGAACCAAGAAGAACCATCAAAGGCAATTTCAAATATCCGCTGCAGGAGATCCTGTTTCTGTGCGTAAGTGCCGTTGTCAGCAATGCGGGGGACTGGCATGAGATTGTTACATTCGGCAAAGAAAAAATTGAATGGCTACGTAAATTTTTCCCTTACCGTAACGGTGTCCCTTCGCACGATACCCTGGAAAGGGTATTTGCAAAGATAGTACCGGATGAGTTTGGCGAGTGTTTTGTAGAGTGGGCATCAACCATGTTCAGGCCAGTCGAAAACGAGACAATCAATATTGACGGGAAGCGAATCCGTGGATCGTATGACAGCAGAAAGGGCGCCAATGCATTGCACATGGTATCGGCTTATGCCACCGCTAACCATCTTACCCTCGGTCAATTGGCCGTGCCAGACAAAAGCAACGAGATCACAGCCATCCCCAAGCTTCTGGATATGATAACTGTTGAAAACACAACAGTGACAATAGATGCCATGGGCTGCCAAAAAGATATTACGGAAAAAATAATCCGGAAAAACGGTGACTATGTAATTGCTGTAAAGAACAACCAGAAAGAGCTATTCCAGCAAATAGATAGGGTATTTGAAAAACAGGGGGTTGCAGATGTGCACAAACAGATAGACACGGGACATGGCAGGTTGGAGAGCCGCACCTGCAAACTGATAAATGACCTGAGGTTCATAGATGCAGCACATCAATGGTGCGGCATAAAGTCAGTGGCAAGGTTAGAGTCAGAGCGCTATAACAAGCTTACAGGAAAGCAGGAGCAACAGGTGAGGTATTATATAAGCAGCCATGACAAGACCGCTGAATGGCTTAACGGTACAATACGCAACCACTGGGCAATTGAAAACAAGCTGCACTGGAGCCTGGATGTGGTTTTTGGGGAAGATAGTTCCAGAAGAAGAAAGGGGTATACAGCACAAAACTTCCACATCTTGAATAAAGTGTCCCTGATCTTGCTACAAAAACATAAATCTAAGGAAACAAAGCCAAAAAAAAGGTATAAAGCAATATTCAACGATGCTTTTAGGGAAGAAATTTTAGATGTTTTCTAAATGCGTTAGCCCTGGGACTAGGTGGACTGGTAGGGGGATTTGCACGGTTATATGCAGGCATTATTTTTCTTCTGTTAATTTTATAGCTAGGGTCTGCTTAGAAATAAAAAATAGCGGCATTAAGAGGATTTTAGAACTATTTTTATGAATTTGAGGGAGTCCAAGTGCAAAGAAATATGCAGAAGACCCCTAAAAGGCGTGCACCACGCTGCGAATATTCAAGTCCCAGCCAGTTGTCAATTATTGGTTTCGAGACACCGTTTCATAATCAGCTTGACCCCAACAACCGGTGGGTTTTGCTCAGCAACAAAATTCCATGGGATGAACTTGTCAATCTCTACAACAAACGCAATCCTCCAAAAAAGACAGGGAGACCGGCGCTTAACCCTCGTGTGCTGATTGGAGTGGTGATCATCAAGCATATCCTCAACCTGGATGATCGTGAGACAGTTGCCCAGATTACCGAAAACATGTATCTGCAATACTTTCTGGGGTACAGTTCTTATATCAAGGAGCCTCCATTTGATCCATCTTTGTTTGTAGATATCAGAAAACGGTTGGGGCAGGAACTTATCAATGCGATGAATGAAAGGATCCATGAGTTTTACATGGAAAAAGCCCCAAAAAAAGTTGACAAAACTACGAAAGGAAAAAATGACCCTCCTTCCTTTGCCAGTGGGCAAGAGTCTAACAAAGGAGAGGCAATCTTTGACGCAACTGCCTGTCCTCAAGATATCATTTACCCAACCGATTTGGGGCTGCTGAACAAAGCAAGGGAAATCACCCAACAGATCATAGATGAGCTTCATTGTAAAAATACCCAGGGGAAGAAACCAAGGACTTACAGAAAAATAGCTCGTAAAACCTATCTGAAGGTGGCCCAGAACAAGAATCCATCAAGAAAAGTAATTCGCAAAGGGATAAAAGCCCAGCTCCAATACCTTAGAAGAAACTTCAAGACCATTGAAAAGCAGCTGGACAGCTTTGAGGTTTTTCCTTTGTGTCATCGTACACAGCGGTCATACTGGGTCATTCAGACACTTTATGAACAACAGCTTGGCATGTTTAAGAACCGGGGCCACCATGTAGCAGATCGGATTGTTAGTATCCATCAGCCTCATGTGCGACCTATTGTACGGGGAAAGTC is from Cytophagaceae bacterium ABcell3 and encodes:
- a CDS encoding toxin-antitoxin system YwqK family antitoxin; protein product: MKKSLIFSVFIFLCFTSLAQEVVKTHYDNGTVKEEGVLIDGERDGLWKFYFPDGSLNMEETYDSGELHGKVKTWDIDGNLVSVGMWKNGLEEDSSFIYYPNGNIKREGVFEKGLYEGEWVNYYENGAIKSKGNYVLGKPDGRWFFYTAKGKLSYEGHYKRGVEEGLWKEYDEKGRLYMEGEMKEGERVGEWKVFKANGKVKSTVEY
- a CDS encoding ISAs1 family transposase; this translates as MSEPRRTIKGNFKYPLQEILFLCVSAVVSNAGDWHEIVTFGKEKIEWLRKFFPYRNGVPSHDTLERVFAKIVPDEFGECFVEWASTMFRPVENETINIDGKRIRGSYDSRKGANALHMVSAYATANHLTLGQLAVPDKSNEITAIPKLLDMITVENTTVTIDAMGCQKDITEKIIRKNGDYVIAVKNNQKELFQQIDRVFEKQGVADVHKQIDTGHGRLESRTCKLINDLRFIDAAHQWCGIKSVARLESERYNKLTGKQEQQVRYYISSHDKTAEWLNGTIRNHWAIENKLHWSLDVVFGEDSSRRRKGYTAQNFHILNKVSLILLQKHKSKETKPKKRYKAIFNDAFREEILDVF
- a CDS encoding RHS repeat-associated core domain-containing protein, translated to MAGCYRYGYNGKELDTEGMGGGGATYDYGFRIYNPQIGKFLSVDPLMAYFPMLTPYQYASNTPIKSIDLDGLESLDYREGDEFVWRSAGIGKVQLITPDTYGLEKNTPEWKQYVAAFYQFHLHNASAGETLDLLSEKYGVSKNQIKQFNPGIDNNLANGQCIVIPPTPEDIETLLNDKDVTNYYTNLHRMKFIKANMSHVLEKMIANNSALLQIEERKRYIIQAASADVGLSLTPGIGQVKSIIEIYIGKNVTYYVAFEVLKGEKVDEFSNLDYFQNTLDVLLPGVKALSTAGKLIKLENSTIQLIEVSGNVNSVINVSRGANSTIEEKKSK
- a CDS encoding OmpA family protein, with translation MKYHYSFFLFFLVVASGLKAQSFSLEDSVFQNGQTHIVRNLYFDYDKCNIRNDASIILDSLAEFLKKNQNVKMEIGVHTDTRGSEMYSRRLSQKRAESIVNYLVERGINKQRLTPKGYEGSNPLIPDVEIKKMALEEQEKAHFVNRRVECKIIDTNF
- a CDS encoding IS5 family transposase; its protein translation is MQKTPKRRAPRCEYSSPSQLSIIGFETPFHNQLDPNNRWVLLSNKIPWDELVNLYNKRNPPKKTGRPALNPRVLIGVVIIKHILNLDDRETVAQITENMYLQYFLGYSSYIKEPPFDPSLFVDIRKRLGQELINAMNERIHEFYMEKAPKKVDKTTKGKNDPPSFASGQESNKGEAIFDATACPQDIIYPTDLGLLNKAREITQQIIDELHCKNTQGKKPRTYRKIARKTYLKVAQNKNPSRKVIRKGIKAQLQYLRRNFKTIEKQLDSFEVFPLCHRTQRSYWVIQTLYEQQLGMFKNRGHHVADRIVSIHQPHVRPIVRGKSRAKTEFGAKIHLSMVDGFSFLDTVSWEAFNEGSHLVDYVEKYRKRFGFYPAKVLADKIYCTRENRKWLKGKGIKLAAKPLGRPSAKAVENHVSPGERNPVEGKFGQAKNSYGMNRIRARLKNTSQTWIASIILVLNLVKLTRQALYFLSFSAWHKSIFNIIRGLKDVFERMTIKNRPGERSGPVFYIC
- a CDS encoding toxin-antitoxin system YwqK family antitoxin — encoded protein: MKSIVFAFCLLPFLVSAQMQQDYYNNNVLAAEGNVKDGLKNGPWKYFDIHGNLSSEGSYLNDLEDGEWKEYFENGDVSLQAEYKEGKEHGHWKEFFVNGQTRVDGYFEEGKRNGAWKEFYSNGQIAIDGTFENEEKVGKWKEYWSNGQVKINGHFENGKREGEWKEYYENGNLYFESIYKNDLPNAMTKKYFPNGQLQREGAYIEGVEDGKWIEYFRNGKVYTKGEFKEGEEVGVWTEYYDNGNKKAVGEYKSNAMHGEWQFFYDNGEPKNKEVWEKGKLLSVTSYLNLKGMPIEAGTLEDGNGLRKVYDNRSRLVSEITYADGIPHGPAKSYYTTNRKVKSELTFKEGKEHGLMKEYHRNGKLAAETNYVNGKEHGPYKEYYSDGKIQIEGFYNEGEEDSLWVEYHKNGKVLSEGYYKNGYPDGEWTEYWNNDSIAAHGFYKDGKQEGLWKEFYIDGIPSSEGVFVKGLKEGEWKSWHENGKVAMEGFFIEGLEDGYWKIYHENGKLESEGNFAAGEENGVWKEYHDNGVLAATGKYNMGKEDGKWVYYYPNEKKKQEEVYENGRLINVLNVWSPEGKVMLKGSFQDGNGMLKNYDDYGNLSAEGPFKDGLPHGKWKYYHENGKISGEGPMEEGKREGYWKFYFDTGKKEAEGNYADDKMTGTWKIYSQGKLKEIKQFDDEEESDF